Proteins co-encoded in one Cupriavidus metallidurans CH34 genomic window:
- a CDS encoding phytoene/squalene synthase family protein, which yields MPNPNRAFLLGPLLKGVSRSFYLTLRILPEGMRDPVGLAYLLARAADTIADTSLIPPVQRLDLLLALRQHVNGTQNDGSLAQRLSAEVASQQTQSDEKVLLESIGPALGVLSQLDASDCTAVRGIVDTLTEGMEFDLRTFPDERSGQVAALRTMDELDRYTYLVAGCVGEFWTTMTYAHQPGTLTAAPETMLRRGVRFGKALQMVNVLRDCGKDLRIGRCYLPTEILERHGMTPRDLMDPANALRARPILDELLHVSLAHFREAMAYTFAIPRTAIRLRLACLWPILIGLETLLLLAGNKAWPDPAHVSKIPRGKVYRVLVRSTATVMSDTLLRRWMEDLIAQIEASLDGSTR from the coding sequence ATGCCAAATCCGAACCGGGCCTTTCTGCTCGGCCCGCTGCTGAAGGGGGTTTCCCGTTCGTTCTACCTGACGCTTCGCATCCTGCCCGAGGGCATGCGCGACCCCGTCGGCCTGGCCTATCTGCTGGCACGCGCCGCGGACACCATCGCGGATACCTCGCTGATTCCACCCGTGCAACGACTAGACCTGCTGCTGGCGCTACGGCAGCACGTCAACGGCACCCAGAACGACGGTTCGCTCGCGCAACGGCTGAGCGCGGAAGTTGCCAGCCAGCAAACCCAATCCGACGAGAAGGTACTGCTGGAATCGATCGGCCCCGCGCTTGGCGTGCTGAGCCAGCTCGATGCATCTGATTGCACCGCCGTCCGCGGTATCGTCGATACGCTGACCGAAGGCATGGAATTCGACCTGCGCACGTTCCCCGACGAGCGCTCGGGCCAGGTGGCCGCGCTGCGGACGATGGACGAGCTCGATCGCTACACGTATCTCGTGGCCGGTTGTGTGGGGGAGTTCTGGACCACGATGACCTATGCCCACCAGCCGGGCACGCTGACGGCAGCGCCCGAGACGATGCTGCGCCGAGGTGTCCGCTTCGGCAAGGCATTGCAGATGGTCAATGTGCTGCGTGATTGCGGTAAGGATCTGCGCATCGGCCGGTGCTATCTGCCGACCGAGATCCTGGAGCGACATGGCATGACGCCACGCGACCTGATGGACCCGGCCAATGCGCTGCGCGCGCGGCCAATTCTGGACGAACTGCTGCATGTCTCGCTCGCGCATTTCCGCGAAGCGATGGCCTACACGTTCGCGATTCCACGCACGGCAATCCGGCTGCGGCTGGCCTGCCTGTGGCCGATCCTGATTGGCCTGGAGACGCTGCTGCTATTGGCCGGCAACAAGGCCTGGCCCGACCCCGCGCACGTCTCGAAGATCCCGCGCGGCAAGGTGTACCGGGTGCTTGTGCGCAGCACGGCAACGGTCATGTCGGACACGCTGCTGCGGCGCTGGATGGAAGACCTGATCGCGCAGATCGAGGCCAGCCTCGACGGTTCCACCCGATAG
- a CDS encoding tetratricopeptide repeat-containing glycosyltransferase, translating to MRICLSMIVKNEAAVIERCLRAVRPHIHAWAISDTGSTDGTQDIIRNTLGDLPGELIERPWVDFSTNRNEALALAAKHGDYALLIDADDTIEASELGELTADCYDLLVQFRSLTYSQPHLIRLGHGFFYTGVTHEYIDCNRPYSRDTLKNAIYRIGDDGARRVSGRKFVEDAGILEKALAADPGNTRYQFYLAQSYRDGGLVDKAIAAYANRATMGGWDEEVYYSMLQMAVLKEGGGASPGDIVEAYLEAYNYRPTRAEAPCELARYFRLRQRHVLARDFARVATGIAQPDDRLFMDQTVYDWRARDELSIALYWCNERDESARLCRELLADPRLPREQHDRVTRNLAFAIGDVPG from the coding sequence ATGCGAATCTGCCTGTCGATGATCGTCAAGAACGAGGCCGCCGTGATCGAGCGCTGTCTGCGCGCGGTGCGCCCGCACATTCACGCCTGGGCGATTTCGGATACGGGGTCGACCGACGGGACACAGGACATTATTCGCAATACGCTCGGCGACCTGCCGGGTGAACTGATCGAACGTCCATGGGTGGATTTCTCGACCAACCGCAATGAAGCGCTCGCGCTGGCGGCCAAGCACGGTGACTATGCGTTGCTGATCGACGCCGACGACACCATCGAGGCTTCGGAACTCGGCGAACTGACCGCCGACTGCTATGACCTGCTCGTCCAGTTTCGCTCGCTGACCTACAGTCAGCCACATCTGATCCGGCTGGGCCACGGGTTCTTCTATACGGGCGTGACCCACGAATACATCGACTGCAACCGCCCGTATAGTCGCGACACCTTGAAGAACGCGATCTATCGCATTGGCGACGACGGCGCACGGCGCGTGAGCGGCAGGAAGTTCGTGGAAGACGCAGGGATACTGGAGAAGGCACTCGCAGCCGATCCCGGCAATACGCGTTACCAGTTCTATCTCGCCCAGAGCTATCGTGATGGCGGTCTGGTGGACAAGGCCATTGCCGCCTATGCGAACCGCGCCACCATGGGCGGGTGGGATGAGGAAGTCTATTACTCGATGTTGCAGATGGCGGTGCTGAAGGAGGGCGGCGGAGCGTCGCCCGGGGACATCGTCGAGGCCTACCTCGAGGCCTACAACTACCGGCCGACACGGGCCGAAGCGCCTTGCGAGCTCGCGCGCTATTTCAGGCTGCGGCAGCGCCATGTCCTGGCCCGCGACTTCGCGCGTGTTGCCACCGGCATCGCCCAGCCCGATGACCGGCTCTTCATGGACCAGACCGTCTATGACTGGCGCGCGCGTGACGAGCTGTCGATTGCGCTGTACTGGTGCAATGAACGCGATGAAAGCGCGCGGCTCTGCCGCGAACTGCTTGCCGATCCGCGCCTGCCGCGCGAGCAGCACGATCGCGTGACGCGAAACCTCGCCTTTGCAATCGGCGATGTCCCGGGCTGA
- a CDS encoding sulfite exporter TauE/SafE family protein, whose translation MPVDSVFLIVALGAIVAGFVQGLSGFAFGMVAMSFWAWGVEPRLASAMSVFGALTGQLLAAFTVRRKFHLATVLPFLLGGIVGIPIGVSILPRLDVHLFKLCLGIVLVIWCPIMLFSNRIPPIRRGGRLADAVVGAIGGIMGGIGGFTGIAPTLWCTLRGFDKDKQRVVIQNFNLGALLVTMAVYVGTGIITRDMLPMFAIVAPAMLIPTLLGTRVYIGISDIAFRRIVLTLLTCSGIAMLVAAIPKL comes from the coding sequence ATGCCGGTAGACTCGGTCTTTCTTATCGTCGCCCTCGGCGCCATCGTTGCCGGATTTGTGCAGGGCCTGTCTGGCTTCGCGTTTGGCATGGTGGCCATGTCATTCTGGGCCTGGGGCGTCGAACCACGCCTGGCTTCGGCGATGTCCGTGTTCGGCGCGCTGACCGGCCAACTGCTTGCAGCCTTCACCGTGCGCCGCAAGTTCCATCTGGCCACCGTGCTGCCGTTCCTGCTTGGCGGCATCGTCGGCATTCCCATCGGGGTCAGCATCCTGCCCCGCCTCGACGTCCATCTGTTCAAGCTGTGCCTTGGCATCGTCCTGGTGATTTGGTGCCCGATCATGCTGTTCTCGAACCGCATTCCGCCGATCCGCCGTGGCGGCCGGCTGGCCGATGCCGTGGTCGGCGCCATCGGCGGCATCATGGGTGGCATCGGCGGGTTCACCGGCATTGCGCCAACGCTCTGGTGCACGCTGCGAGGCTTCGACAAGGACAAGCAGCGGGTGGTGATCCAGAACTTCAACCTCGGCGCATTGCTGGTGACGATGGCCGTGTATGTGGGCACCGGCATCATCACGCGCGACATGTTGCCGATGTTCGCCATCGTGGCCCCGGCCATGCTGATTCCCACATTGCTCGGCACGCGGGTCTACATTGGTATCAGCGACATCGCGTTCCGGCGCATCGTGCTGACGCTGCTGACCTGCTCGGGTATTGCCATGCTGGTCGCGGCAATCCCGAAGCTTTAA
- a CDS encoding FKBP-type peptidyl-prolyl cis-trans isomerase, whose product MKKLSLILAAVALGAAGIAQAETLPSGVVIEHVTKGTGASPKATDTVKVHYRGTLTDGKEFDSSYKRGQPISFPLNRVIPCWTEGVQKMQVGGKAKLTCPASTAYGERGVPGTIPPNATLNFEVELLGIGG is encoded by the coding sequence ATGAAGAAACTCTCCCTGATCCTCGCCGCCGTGGCGCTGGGCGCCGCAGGTATCGCGCAGGCTGAAACGCTGCCGTCCGGCGTGGTGATCGAGCATGTGACCAAGGGCACCGGCGCTTCGCCGAAAGCAACGGATACGGTCAAGGTCCACTACCGCGGCACGCTGACCGACGGCAAGGAGTTCGACAGCTCCTACAAGCGCGGCCAGCCGATCTCGTTCCCCCTGAACCGCGTGATCCCGTGCTGGACCGAGGGCGTGCAGAAGATGCAGGTCGGCGGCAAGGCCAAGCTGACTTGCCCGGCCTCCACGGCCTACGGCGAGCGCGGCGTGCCGGGCACGATCCCGCCGAACGCGACGCTGAACTTTGAAGTGGAGCTGCTGGGGATTGGCGGCTGA
- the trhA gene encoding PAQR family membrane homeostasis protein TrhA encodes MYRGERFNGYSHLAGAVLSAAGMAVLVTSSALHSDAWKVVSSVVYGTTLVLLYTISTVYHSVRGPAKDIFRRLDYCAIYLLIAGSYTPFALVTLRGPWGWTLFGVNWGLAVAGIIQELWIGHRTRIFSLAIYVIMGWLVLIAFGPLAAALPPVGLYWLVAGGAIYTAGIGFFLFDEKVRHFHGIWHLFVLGGSMCQFISILFYVG; translated from the coding sequence ATGTATCGCGGCGAACGGTTCAACGGATATAGCCACCTGGCAGGAGCGGTGCTCTCGGCGGCTGGCATGGCGGTGCTAGTCACTTCATCGGCACTCCACAGCGACGCCTGGAAGGTCGTCAGCTCCGTCGTCTATGGCACCACGCTGGTGCTGCTCTACACGATCTCCACCGTCTACCACAGCGTTCGCGGCCCCGCGAAGGACATCTTCCGCCGCCTCGACTATTGCGCGATCTACCTGCTGATCGCCGGCAGCTATACCCCGTTCGCATTGGTCACATTACGTGGCCCCTGGGGCTGGACCCTGTTCGGCGTCAACTGGGGGCTGGCCGTGGCCGGCATCATTCAGGAACTCTGGATCGGCCATCGCACCCGCATCTTCTCGCTGGCCATCTACGTGATCATGGGCTGGCTGGTGCTGATCGCGTTCGGCCCGCTGGCGGCGGCCCTGCCGCCCGTGGGGCTGTACTGGCTCGTGGCCGGCGGCGCCATCTACACTGCCGGCATCGGCTTCTTCCTGTTCGACGAGAAGGTGCGCCACTTCCACGGCATCTGGCACCTGTTCGTGCTGGGCGGCAGCATGTGCCAGTTCATCAGCATCCTGTTCTACGTCGGGTAA
- a CDS encoding CaiB/BaiF CoA transferase family protein, translating into MSDSPAIAPGALSGLRVLELAQIMAGPTCGMMLADLGADVIKIEKIDGGDDARGYREPTINGVSAPFLMLNRNKRGIALDLKTPEGREVFLRMVRNADVVIENFRKGTLEKLGLGYDTLSRENPGLIYCAISGYGRTGPFADKGGFDLIAQGYTGLMSITGEEGGPPLRTGNSIADINAGILAAFGILAAYQHRQKTGRGQIVETSLIEAGLQQLYWHAAIHFATGESPGPSGSAHVLATPYQAFPTQDGHIIVGGANEKNWARIAQVLGHPEWVEDPRFRRNADRMRHRDTLLPEMAGILMTRPSADWLAAFDAAGVPAGPVHSIGEALNHPQTLARGMVVRQQHAEAGPIRTLGLPIQLSETPAQYHRPSPRLGEHTRTLLAECGYGEAEIEAMLEAGVVTETAASAATVTEI; encoded by the coding sequence ATGTCCGATTCCCCTGCAATCGCGCCGGGTGCGTTGTCCGGCCTGCGTGTGCTGGAACTCGCGCAGATCATGGCCGGGCCCACCTGCGGCATGATGCTGGCCGATCTCGGCGCCGACGTGATCAAGATCGAGAAGATCGATGGTGGCGACGACGCGCGTGGCTATCGCGAGCCGACCATCAACGGCGTGTCGGCGCCGTTCCTGATGCTGAACCGCAACAAGCGCGGCATCGCCCTTGACCTGAAGACACCCGAAGGCCGCGAGGTGTTCCTGCGCATGGTGCGCAACGCCGACGTGGTGATTGAGAACTTCCGCAAGGGCACGCTGGAGAAGCTCGGGCTTGGCTACGACACGCTGTCGCGCGAGAACCCGGGCCTGATTTATTGCGCGATCTCGGGCTATGGCCGCACCGGGCCGTTCGCCGACAAGGGCGGCTTCGATCTGATCGCGCAGGGTTACACGGGGCTTATGAGCATTACGGGCGAGGAGGGCGGGCCGCCGCTGCGCACCGGGAATTCCATCGCCGATATCAATGCGGGCATCCTGGCGGCGTTCGGCATTCTTGCCGCGTATCAGCATCGGCAGAAGACCGGGCGCGGGCAGATCGTGGAAACGTCGCTGATCGAGGCCGGCCTGCAGCAGCTCTACTGGCACGCGGCGATCCATTTCGCCACGGGCGAGTCGCCGGGGCCGAGCGGGTCGGCGCACGTGCTGGCCACGCCATACCAGGCATTTCCGACGCAGGACGGCCATATCATCGTTGGCGGCGCGAACGAGAAGAACTGGGCGCGTATCGCACAGGTTCTCGGACATCCGGAATGGGTCGAAGACCCACGTTTTCGGCGCAACGCCGACCGGATGCGTCATCGCGACACGTTGCTTCCGGAGATGGCCGGCATCCTGATGACGCGCCCGTCCGCTGACTGGCTGGCGGCATTCGATGCAGCGGGCGTCCCGGCCGGACCCGTGCATTCGATTGGCGAGGCACTGAACCATCCGCAGACGCTGGCGCGTGGCATGGTGGTACGGCAACAGCACGCGGAAGCCGGGCCGATCCGGACGCTGGGGCTGCCGATACAGCTATCGGAAACGCCGGCGCAGTACCATCGCCCGTCACCGAGGCTGGGCGAACATACGCGGACGTTGCTGGCGGAATGTGGTTATGGCGAGGCGGAGATCGAGGCGATGCTCGAAGCCGGCGTGGTCACGGAGACGGCCGCATCGGCGGCGACCGTGACCGAGATATAG
- a CDS encoding enoyl-CoA hydratase/isomerase family protein yields the protein MSDDIQQEGTLLVTREDAVATIVLNRPAKLNAFTLDMWRQLGEAFRELSADDTVRCVVVRGAGDRAFSPGNDIGEFATTRSNKQQATAYGAVMHGTAQAMQDCPHPVVAQIHGICVGGGLEVAAMADIRICGQSSRFGAPIKNLGLVMAHAEMAPLVRLIGTSRTLELLFEGRIVDAAEAYAMGLVSRVVPDDRVADEARATAQRIASGAPLVARWHKRFARQLAEGKPLSAADLDAAFDCFDTEDFRTGYRAFLAKETPKFSGR from the coding sequence ATGAGCGATGACATTCAGCAGGAAGGGACGTTGCTGGTGACGCGCGAGGATGCCGTCGCCACCATCGTCCTGAACCGGCCCGCGAAGCTCAATGCCTTCACGCTCGATATGTGGCGGCAGCTTGGCGAGGCGTTCCGCGAGCTTTCCGCCGATGACACGGTGCGCTGCGTCGTCGTGCGTGGCGCGGGGGACCGCGCGTTTTCGCCGGGCAACGATATCGGCGAATTCGCCACTACGCGTTCCAATAAGCAACAGGCCACGGCCTATGGCGCGGTCATGCATGGCACCGCGCAGGCGATGCAGGACTGCCCGCACCCGGTAGTGGCGCAGATCCACGGCATCTGCGTGGGTGGCGGGCTCGAGGTCGCAGCCATGGCCGATATACGCATCTGTGGCCAGAGCAGCCGTTTCGGCGCGCCGATCAAGAATCTCGGGCTGGTGATGGCGCACGCGGAGATGGCGCCGCTGGTGCGGCTGATCGGCACGTCGCGCACGCTCGAACTGCTGTTCGAAGGGCGCATCGTCGATGCGGCCGAGGCGTACGCGATGGGGCTGGTCTCGCGCGTGGTGCCCGATGACCGCGTGGCCGACGAGGCGCGTGCCACGGCGCAGCGGATCGCTTCCGGCGCGCCGCTGGTGGCCCGTTGGCACAAGCGCTTCGCCCGGCAACTGGCCGAAGGCAAGCCGCTATCGGCCGCCGATCTCGATGCTGCGTTCGACTGTTTCGATACCGAGGATTTCCGCACTGGCTATCGCGCGTTCCTGGCCAAGGAGACGCCGAAGTTCAGCGGTCGCTAA
- a CDS encoding tripartite tricarboxylate transporter permease, which translates to MEELNALMGGFAVAMSWHNVGLMLVGILLGIVVGVLPGLGGPNGVAILLPLTFSMEPTSAIIMLSCIYWGALFGGAITSILFNIPGEAWSVATTFDGYPLAQQGEAGRALTSAFTGSFLGALAGVLLITFLAPLVAKFALRFGPPEFFAVYFLTFCSFVGMGKEAKAKIVIAMCIGFALAAVGMDTVSGTLRMTFGSTELLRGFDFLVAVIGLFGISEILMTMEEGVAFRGKRASIDLKVVLKTWAELPRYWMTLIRSSIIGCWLGVTPGGATAASFMGYGVAKRFSRKRETFGRGNVEGVIAPECAAHAAGTSALLPMLALGIPGSATAAVLLGGLMIWGLQPGPLLFTEQKTFVWGLIASMYLGNLAGLIVVLSTVPLFAAILRIPFAIIAPLILVVCAIGAFTVHNAMFDVWLMLIFGVIGYVLKKLEYPLAPLVLALVLGDRAEDAFRQTMLMSQGELNVFWSNGLVGTIMALAVVILVWPMFGSLLEKTRRRKVVSAHQGASE; encoded by the coding sequence ATGGAAGAACTCAATGCGTTGATGGGCGGCTTTGCCGTGGCGATGTCATGGCACAACGTCGGACTGATGCTGGTGGGCATCCTGCTCGGCATCGTCGTGGGCGTGCTGCCCGGTCTGGGTGGCCCCAACGGCGTGGCGATCCTGCTGCCGCTGACGTTTTCGATGGAGCCGACGTCGGCCATCATCATGCTGTCGTGCATCTACTGGGGCGCGCTGTTCGGTGGCGCGATCACGTCGATCCTGTTCAATATTCCCGGCGAGGCGTGGTCCGTGGCCACCACGTTCGACGGCTACCCGCTTGCGCAGCAGGGTGAGGCGGGACGCGCGCTGACGTCGGCCTTCACTGGGTCGTTTCTCGGCGCGCTGGCCGGTGTGCTGCTGATCACGTTCCTGGCGCCGCTGGTGGCGAAGTTCGCGTTGCGCTTCGGGCCGCCGGAATTCTTCGCGGTGTACTTTCTGACGTTCTGCAGCTTCGTCGGCATGGGAAAGGAAGCCAAGGCCAAGATCGTGATCGCGATGTGCATCGGGTTCGCGCTGGCGGCGGTCGGCATGGATACGGTTTCCGGCACGCTGCGCATGACGTTCGGCTCCACCGAACTGCTGCGCGGGTTCGACTTCCTGGTGGCTGTTATCGGCCTGTTCGGCATCAGCGAAATCCTGATGACGATGGAGGAGGGCGTAGCCTTCCGTGGCAAGCGGGCCAGTATCGACCTCAAGGTGGTGCTGAAGACCTGGGCCGAACTGCCGCGTTACTGGATGACGCTGATCCGTTCGTCGATCATCGGTTGCTGGCTTGGCGTGACGCCGGGCGGCGCGACGGCCGCATCGTTCATGGGCTACGGCGTGGCCAAGCGTTTCTCACGCAAGCGTGAGACGTTCGGGCGCGGCAACGTCGAAGGCGTGATCGCGCCGGAGTGCGCCGCGCACGCGGCCGGCACCAGCGCGTTGCTGCCAATGCTGGCGCTTGGCATTCCGGGGTCAGCCACGGCGGCGGTGCTGCTGGGTGGCCTGATGATCTGGGGGCTGCAGCCGGGGCCGTTGCTGTTCACCGAGCAGAAGACCTTCGTCTGGGGGCTGATCGCGAGCATGTACCTGGGCAATCTGGCGGGCCTGATCGTGGTGCTTTCCACGGTGCCGCTGTTTGCCGCCATCCTGCGCATTCCGTTTGCGATCATCGCGCCGCTGATCCTTGTGGTCTGCGCGATCGGCGCGTTCACCGTGCATAACGCGATGTTCGACGTCTGGCTCATGCTGATCTTCGGCGTGATCGGGTATGTGCTCAAGAAGCTTGAGTATCCGCTGGCGCCGCTGGTGCTGGCATTGGTACTGGGCGATCGCGCCGAGGATGCATTCCGGCAGACCATGCTGATGTCGCAGGGCGAACTCAACGTGTTCTGGTCCAACGGGCTCGTCGGCACGATCATGGCGCTGGCGGTGGTGATCCTGGTCTGGCCGATGTTTGGCAGCCTGCTGGAGAAGACCCGGCGCCGCAAGGTCGTGTCGGCCCATCAGGGAGCGTCCGAATGA